gaAAAATGAAAGGAAAGTATGCTATAACAGAATGAGATTTCAATGGAACATGAAATGTTGAATACAGAGTTCAAATGTACTTTGTCATTAATTGAAGTGATATTCAGAAGGTAGTGATATTAGTTTTATACAAACGTCTAGTAAAAGATGTATGTTTTAAAGTGAACTCAagtttgataatgataaaatattaacTGGATAAAATCATCGACATATCATAAGTTAAATACAGTATTGAATAAAGATAGACTAGTGTGTTTGTATTATTGTTAAGCACATGAGCGAACGGACGGCGGAACAAATGAGTAGGAATTGATAAATGTACttcttaatataaaataaacttgaattcCAACATCTAAAAAGACACATAGTAAAACTGCTGGACTTAACAGTTACAGTTAAAACTTCAAAATGTCACTAATAAACGGTAGGTTTTTGacgaaatacatatgcaccattgaCAGACTGTCACCATTCACTAAGTAAAGAGAAAGCTATTTGAATGTTCTGAAGTAACAAGTGGCAAATTCGGTCATATACAAAAATCCGATTATATAGTAGTTGAGGCCATCCGATATCCTTCACTATGCAATACACTTTATCAACCAATTTTGACTAAACAAACTGTTATAACCAAACGATCATAATTGCTTATAGTCTTGCACCCGAATTCCGTTCATTACATGTTGCAATGCATTTAATTCGTAGTGTCATTCAATACTTGATTATTTCATCAAACTGCTTATCAACTAGTCAATCATTACCGAATAAATCTACTCAACATGTTATCTGTGCTACATGGTGTTCACATTGGTGAATGACGTAAGCAAACCAACACGATACACAACAGTTGCCTTGGCCATCACGTAACATAGGCCTTTACACTACTGCGTTAATTGGCGTGTACAGGCTGCCTCGATCATTAGGTTTTCTCGTCTGATGACCGCAAGCTTCAGAAAGCGAGGTGACTTAAATGAGGCTCCTATGGCCTGATACGGCTCGAAAAACGAAGTCTACAGTCATACCAGATGTTAAGGAAGCCGATCTAGATCGGTAAGGAGATAGCAAAATGACCGACACTCGAGGTTTAGTACACGGCGATCACGGTCACGACGATGGAACACGCCTCGTAGGCAAGTCACCTTCAGCGACCTACCAACACAGAACGGAGCAACACAATTTCAACAACGATCTGCTTAAAAACCAGAAAACCGATGTCACTGTAGCGGAGCACCAGATAATGACGCAAACTATCAAGTGCCACTACAGCAACGTAGGAGGACTAATGGTTGAGCAGGAAGAAATCGGGAACATCTTCTCTTGGTTTGACCTTCAGTTCatagttacttacttatttacttacttacgcctgttactcccaatggagcataggccgccgaccagcattctccaacccactctgtcctgggccttcttttctagttccatccaattcttgttcatttttctcatgtctatttccatttctcggcgtaatgtgttctttggtcgtcctcttttccttcggccttgaggattccatgtgagggcttgtcttgtaacgcagttgggtgctttcctcaatgtgtgtcctatccacttccagcgcttcttcctgatttcttcctccgctgggatctggtttgttctctcccacattacgttgttgctaatagtgtccggccaacggattcaGTTCATAGTCCCGACTGAAATATGGCCATCGTGTGAAATCACAGATGAAAAATCGAGATTGCAGGGCGTAATACTTTTACGATACGATACGGTACACAAAAGGATAGATGGAATGAGAATATATCTTAACAGTCCCTTCAAATCCGCAACATCAAACAGCATCGAATTAGCAGAACTTATGGAATCATTCTGATACTGCTTCAATGAAAATATTGTACAACTATGAGTGTCATAACTAACATATCTCTGTTAAATTAGATACATGTCTGTTTACACAAATATGACGATATGTGGAATATCGGTACAGTTCGGTGGGAATCATTAGtgattaatcacatgtctgtgtACACAAATATGAATCCGTTTGATTGTGTTACAACTAGTATTATTAACTTGCTGATCAAACAACACAGCGTATGGAGAGTAATCTGACATCGTCACTCAGTCGATGCCAGTTCAACTTCTCAATCATCACTTTACCTATATAACCTACAAACAATTCAACAAAACTtgtattcatttgtttgttgtATGAGATTGATTTGTCAGACATTTGTCACAATATTCACTGTTGCTTTCTAACTTCATCAATATatgtcaaatgaatgaaaatttacGTATCAGTGTAATTGACAATGTGATTAGTATCGATATCGATCTGGTCACCAATGTGAACACCATGTAGCACAGATAACATGTTGAGTAGATTTATTCGGTAATGATTGACTAGTTGATAAGCAGTTTGATGAAATAATCAAGTATTGAATGACACTACGAATTAAATGCATTGCAACATGTAATGAACGGAATTCGGGTGCAAGACTATAAGCAATTATGATCGTTTGGTTATAACAGTTTGTTTAGTCAAAATTGGTTGATAAAGTGTATTGCATAGTGAAGGATATCGGATGGCCTCAACTACTATATAATCGGATTTTTGTATATGACCGAATTTGCCACTTGTTACTTCAGAACATTCAAGTAACTTTCACCTTATTTGGTAGACAACATCAAAACACAAATTATATATCTCCTAACTTTTCAAGTTATCTATTCTTGTGCGCATGTGCATGTTGAGCAATTACACAACAATGTGTCCTTCCTAATTCCCTATGATTAAACCGAGAATAGGAGAAGAGCACACGTAATATAAACGTTGGCACGTTCAATAACTGTCCAATACATTATATTCCCGAATACGGAACAGAAATAGCAGTGTTCATTTGTCCAAAAATTACATTCGTTTATATTAACCGGATTTTTGGAATGGTTGAAAGCAATCTCAGCCTCAAAATATGTTGAGGTGAACACGAACGGTCTGCAATGATCTGTGCAGCAGTTTCATCGAATTCGAAACTATTCACAACAAGTCACAACAATTTGTGTTCTGGATCCAGCCAAAACAAAAAGATTAATGTACGACAGTTGTGACACGTTCCATGCAAGGTTTCTGTATGAAACTGTACAATATCAGCTGCACAAATATTCAACGGTTATAGTCAGAAATGACTTACTGTACAACACTAAACAAAGGAAAACTGATATTCAAATTGACGAGAGAACTGAAGATATTCTCGATGGTGGAATCATGTTCAACTATCATCCAGTTAGGAATTGTTGTTAAGCGATCaggtggtgtgtgctactgatgctaagatatatatatatatatatatataagtagtatcacTAATGGAAAGTGAAATATTTGGCGGCAGTGGGTTAAAAAGATCGAAGAAAATCGAACAAGAACAGACAATggttggtgtggaaatgaaagaataatgaagtgtgagacgattgattaatattttacaaatgaagtatttactgtatgattcccagattttactaagaagtTCGGTAATTTcctgttcaaatacatttggctGTCCCCACTTGTATTCACTTTCAATACAGAGTTACAACTTTCGACTAGGTGGGTAGAATTCGAGTTTCTTAAGCAACGAActacacaatcacacacacgcAGCTACTCTCACGAAGAATATTTCACTCAAATTATATTAGGAATTTGCAAGAACCAAACCATCATGTCAAAATATATTGGCGGACATGTACACCAGACCATTAATCAACCGCTAGTTCTATTAACATCCACGAAGAAACTGCAACTGTTATCGTTGCGTTGAACGTGTTGAAGATCTGACTTGAAGAAATTTGAGCCTGAGGTTCTTTTATAATCAAAAGAGCGCTCATCAACCATCAGTAAATCGACTGATCGACCGACTGACCGACTAACCGACTGACCGATAAGCAAACAAAAACAGCTACGCCTACTCAACACTGACATTAAGTGCACAAATATGTGAATGTGAATTGCTGAGAAAATAATTCACTGAAGGTCCCACACGAAGTCTGCACACTTCCAGTCAGTTAGTATAGTTGGTGAGGTTTAGAGGAAGAATGTTGAGCACGACATTTCAAAGAATGTATGGAAACAataacaagaacaacaacaacaacacagtCATGTGAATCAAACTAAGACATAATCAACCTCCTGATGAATGACATATTCCGGCTTCGAATCTCAATGCGATCTATCGGTTACATGAGACAGTGTAGACACATACTAGTCAAGTATCAGATAAGGAGCGAATAACTGACTCCTAATTTCACTAACACTACAATGATCAACACCCGTAAATTACCCCACACATATTAACTCATAGAACACAGATTGAGCAGAGTAGTTCATtaggtcatttatttattcagaatgTCTTAACATAATTGCATATGGATTCATCGATACATTATGTACACACATGGGAATGATACGAGCTGATACTATTCAAATATTGGATTTCACAAAGTTCAACATTCTAGCCACACTAGCATACTCAACAAGAACATCCAGACGGTTTGAGAGTGTGACACCATGTGATACGACGCCGAGGACTGGACCTTGCGGGGATGGAAGGAGAGGTCCGCCACTGTCACCTGGGGCGGTTATTTGTCCGAACACTACCTCCGCTTGGACACAAATAGGATTTCCAGTGGTGGAATGTTTGCATTCCATCACAGTCGCTCGACCTGCGTGaaacaaagaaagaagaaaacagACAGGTGAATCTCAAAAATATCAAATGACAGTAATAGTTCACATTTAAGTGATGTGGAGAATAAATAATGCCTATGTAATCTCACTAATCGATGTGTACTATATTTGTCAATCGAAACACAATCCATCTCACCGCTGCTAAAATATCAAAGCTTGCTTTGTATACAACACAATTCTATCGTTTGCACAAATGTCTCGTCATTCGTCACCCGTCAAAGCGATCACTCATTCCATTCCACACGATCAATGGACGAGGAGGTGACAGTGTGGGAACAAGTAATTGTAAGTAAACTGTCACAGTCAAATCAGACACAGTGATAACAACTACCTAACATAACCACCAGatcagacagacagacagacagacagacggAGCTATGTTGTCTGTCCAACATCAAATCACTCACttacacacacactcactcactcactcactccctcactcactcacacacccactcaatcaatcactcacctTTCTTTAAAATCCCACCATTTCTGCGTGACGGATCACGGTCGTTATCATCCCTTCCATAACCAACAATGAAAACCGGAGTTCCAGGTGCCGGTATATCCGTTGGCTGTGGCAGACTGAGCACCTTGATTCCGGTCTGTAAGTTGACCATTTCAGCGAGCAATACAATTGCAATATCGAATCCACTGAGTGTCTGTTTGACTCGTCTCCTCTGTCGTGACGACGCACAAGATGGCATGTATTCTGGTGCTACCACCACTCCAGACGGTCGGTGATGGATGCCTTGTTGGTCACCATTCCTCAGTGTGAGAAATGAAACCTGAAATAGACAAAGTATATCGACATTAGATCTATACAAAACAACTGCGCACACACactgacacacacacacacacactcacacactgtGAAATTAATCGAGTACATTGAGCAACAATGTTGTTCAGTGTGATCTCTTACCCGAACGACTGGCATCGGTGAGCAAACACAATGACCAGCTGTGAGCACTGCCTTTGTTGACACTAGTGAGCCTGTACACATTGTCTTCTTTGTCGTCAAAAGTGCGATGAATGGGAATTCAGTGCGTTGTTGCACAGCTTCACCTTTACGTACCAACCACGATGACACACCTTCAAATGTTAGGCAGTAGGTGAATAGCGTCACCATCAGAAACGTTTGTCCGTTCAACATGACTATGTAACCGTTGTAATCAACCACCTACCTACAATCTTGCAACACATTCAACTATTTATATGCGCAATTATTTCGTGACTTTGAGTGCATGTGTGTCATTGCATTGTGGGGAAACCGACTTGCACTCCATTTAACCCACAGGTTGTAGTAACGAGTTTACTTAGTAATCATGACACACCTCATTCTGTTTGAAAGTGCAGAATGCGCATGTGTTTTGTGTGTGAATGTTTGTGGTTGTGAGATTGTTGTCGGACAACTCAGTGCATTATCTTATCACATATAGGAGACTACTTCCGGAACATGAAAACATGGCTCATCTGTCTCACATCAGCCTATCTAGTTCAATCTGGATTTGAGAAATGAAAGCACACATTTGAGCTGATGTTCGAATTAGCTAAAGTCTTTCCATCTTTGTTCTACTGTATGTTTGTCAGCAGATATTTGTTCGATTAAGAAACATTAATTAGAAGCATTCAAATATTTTCGTGTGAAACTCAGTCATCCGACATTCACCTTCAGAAATCCAACTCTCACTCCTTTCTAAACACCTGGATATTTGTTGAAAAGGAGCTGAACGATAGAAATATAAGAGCAGAACATCAGACCACTAATGACTGAGTTTCACACgaaaatatttgaattacttacttacttacttacttacctaattacttacttacttacttacttacttacctacttacttacttacttacttacttacctaattacttacttacttacttacttacttgcttacttacttgcttacttacttacttacttacttacttacttacgcctgttactcccaatggagcataggccgccgaccagcattctccaacccactctgtcctgggccttcttttctagttccatccaattcttgttcatttttctcatgtctatttccatttctcggcgtaatgtgttctttggtcgtcctcttttccttcggccttgaggattccatgtgagggcttgtcttgtaacgcagttgggtgctttcctcaatgtgtgtcctatccacttccagcgcttcttcctgatttcttcctccgctgggatctggtttgttctctcccacattacgttgttgctaatagtgtccggccaatggatctgaagtattttgcgtagacaattgttaataaacacctgtattttctggatgatggctttcgtagttctccaggtttctgccccatatagtagaactgtcttgacatttgtattgaaaatcctgaccttggtgttggttgacagttgctttgagttccagatgttcctcagttgtgaatatgttgctcttgctttgccgatccgcgccttcacatctgcatcagatccaccctgttcatcaatgatgctgcccaaatacgtaaaggtttttacatcttccaaatcttctccgtcaattgtgattggattggtgcattctgtgttgtatcggagaatcctgcttttccctttgtgtatattgagacctattgctgctgaggctgctgacacactgttcgtcttctcctgcatctgttgttgcgtttgggatagaagggccagatcgtctgcgaagtctagatcatccaactgcatcttagatgtccattgtatcccgcgtttcccttcagacgttgacgtcttcatgatccagtcgatcaccaggagaaagagaaagggtgagagtaggcaaccttgcctaacaccggtcttcacttcgaacgactttgtcaactgtcctccatgcacaattttgcagtgtaatccatcatatgagttctgtatgatattgactatcttctgaggcacgccgtagtgtcgaagaagtttccatagtgttgttctgtccacgccatcaaatgccttttcgtagtcaatgaagttgatgtagagtgatgaattccattcaattgattgttccaaaatgatccgtagagttgcgatttggtctgtacacgatctatccttacggaatcctgcctgttggtcacgaagttgggcgtctacgcagtccttcatcctgtttaacaataccctgttgaagacttttcccggtattgagagaagagtgatgcccctgtagttatcacacttgctgagatcgcctttcttcggtattttgatcagaagtccttctttccagtctgttggtacttgttcctcatcccaaatcttattgaagagaatgtggagtatccttgcagttgccgctacgtctgcttttagtgcctctgctgggatgttgtccggtcctgctgctttgccactcttgatttgtctgatggccatgctgatttcttcgattgttggtgggctaacattgattgggaggtccgtgggtgctgcttcgatgttgggtaggttcagtggagctggtcgattcaagagttctttgaagtgttctatccacctgttttgttgctcttcagtgttgatgattaccttgtcttctttgcttttcactggtcgttctggtttgcggcgatttccagcgagtttctttgtcgtgtcatacaattgtcccatgtttccttctcttgcagccttttccgccgtcgttgctaaatcttccacatatttgcgtttgtcggttctgatgctcctcttcacctgtttgtttacttctgtgtattcagcttgtgccttggctttttctgctcttgttcggctggtattgattgctgacttcttgttcctcctttcttgaatattatccagtgtatcaacagtgatccattccttgtgatggtgcttcttatgacccaggacctcatgatatgttgaagtgattgactctttgatccccttccagttgctctccacagtagttccttctccattgagtagatcatgaaaggcctggaacttgttgctgaggactatcttgaatttgttgagtttgttagtatcctgaagaaaggccgtattgaacttttgtgatattgtccgtcccgttgtccagtgtttcttgagtttcaatttcatcttggcgaccagcaagtggtgatctgatgctatatcagctcctctcttggttctcacgtcctctatagtcctcctgaacgttttgttgatgcaaatatggtcgatttggttttgtgtaaagtgatccggtgaagtccatgtggttttgtgtatgcgtttatgtgggaatatggtgtcgcctatgaccagcttattgaaggcacataggtttgcaaatctctcaccatgtTCGTTTCTTCCtctcagtccgtgtcgtcccatgatgtctccATATCCAGtcttgtccgttccaaccttggcgttgaaatctcccatcagaatgctTCTAATTAATGTTTCTTAATCGAACAAATATCTGCTGACAAACATACAGTAGAACAAAGATGGAAAGACTTTAGCTAATTCGAACATCAGCTCAAATGTGTGCTTTCATTTCTCAAATCCAGATTGAACTAGATAGGCTGATGTGAGACAGATGAGCCATGTTTTCATGTTCCGGAAGTAGTCTCCTATATGTGATAAGATAATGCACTGAGTTGTCCGACAACAATCTCACAACCACAAACATTCACACACAAAACACATGCGCATTCTGCACTTTCAAACAGAATGAGGTGTGTCATGATTACTAAGTAAACTCGTTACTACAACCTGTGGGTTAAATGGAGTGCAAGTCGGTTTCCCCACAATGCAATGACACACATGCACTCAAAGTCACGAAATAATTGCGCATATAAATAGTTGAATGTGTTGCAAGATTGTAGGTAGGTGGTTGATTACAACGGTTACATAGTCATGTTGAACGGACAAACGTTTCTGATGGTGACGCTATTCACCTACTGCCTAACATTTGAAGGTGTGTCATCGTGGTTGGTACGTAAAGGTGAAGCTGTGCAACAACGCACTGAATTCCCATTCATCGCACTTTTGACGACAAAGAAGACAATGTGTACAGGCTCACTAGTGTCAACAAAGGCAGTGCTCACAGCTGGTCATTGTGTTTGCTCACCGATGCCAGTCGTTCGGGTAAGAGATCACACTGAACAACATTGTTGCTCAATGTACTCGATTAATTTCacagtgtgtgagtgtgtgtgtgtgtgtgtcagtGTGTGTGCGCAGTTGTTTTGTATAGATCTAATGTCGATATACTTTGTCTATTTCAGGTTTCATTTCTCACACTGAGGAATGGTGACCAACAAGGCATCCATCACCGACCGTCTGGAGTGGTGGTAGCACCAGAATACATGCCATCTTGTGCGTCGTCACGACAGAGGAGACGAGTCAAACAGACACTCAGTGGATTCGATATTGCAATTGTATTGCTCGCTGAAATGGTCAACTTACAGACCGGAATCAAGGTGCTCAGTCTGCCACAGCCAACGGATATACCGGCACCTGGAACTCCGGTTTTCATTGTTGGTTATGGAAGGGATGATAACGACCGTGATCCGTCACGCAGAAATGGTGGGATTTTAAAGAAaggtgagtgattgattgagtgggtgtgtgagtgagtgagggagtgagtgagtgagtgagtgtgtgtgtaaGTGAGTGATTTGATGTTGGACAGACAACATAGCTccgtctgtctgtctgtctgtctgtctgatCTGGTGGTTATGTTAGGTAGTTGTTATCACTGTGTCTGATTTGACTGTGACAGTTTACTTACAATTACTTGTTCCCACACTGTCACCTCCTCGTCCATTGATCGTGTGGAATGGAATGAGTGATCGCTTTGACGGGTGACGAATGACGAGACATTTGTGCAAACGATAGAATTGTGTTGTATACAAAGCAAGCTTTGATATTTTAGCAGCGGTGAGATGGATTGTGTTTCGATTGACAAATATAGTACACATCGATTAGTGAGATTACATAGGCATTATTTATTCTCCACATCACTTAAATGTGAACTATTACTGTCATTTGATATTTTTGAGATTCACCTGTctgttttcttctttctttgtttCACGCAGGTCGAGCGACTGTGATGGAATGCAAACATTCCACCACTGGAAATCCTATTTGTGTCCAAGCGGAGGTAGTGTTCGGACAAATAACCGCCCCAGGTGACAGTGGCGGACCTCTCCTTCCATCCCCGCAAGGTCCAGTCCTCGGCGTCGTATCACATGGTGTCACACTCTCAAACCGTCTGGATGTTCTTGTTGAGTATGCTAGTGTGGCTAGAATGTTGAACTTTGTGAAATCCAATATTTGAATAGTATCAGCTCGTATCATTCCCATGTGTGTACATAATGTATCGATGAATCCATATGCAATTATGTTAAGAcattctgaataaataaatgacctaATGAACTACTCTGCTCAATCTGTGTTCTATGAGTTAATATGTGTGGGGTAATTTACGGGTGTTGATCATTGTAGTGTTAGTGAAATTAGGAGTCAGTTATTCGCTCCTTATCTGATACTTGACTAGTATGTGTCTACACTGTCTCATGTAACCGATAGATCGCATTGAGATTCGAAGCCGGAATATGTCATTCATCAGGAGGTTGATTATGTCTTAGTTTGATTCACATGactgtgttgttgttgttgttcttgttatTGTTTCCATACATTCTTTGAAATGTCGTGCTCAACATTCTTCCTCTAAACCTCACCAACTATACTAACTGACTGGAAGTGTGCAGACTTCGTGTGGGACCTTCAGTGAATTATTTTCTCAGCAATTCACATTCACATATTTGTGCACTTAATGTCAGTGTTGAGTAGGCGTAGCTGTTTTTGTTTGCTTATCGGTCAGTCGGTTAGTCGGTCAGTCGGTCGATCAGTCGATTTACTGATGGTTGATGAGCGCTCTTTTGATTATAAAAGAACCTCAGGCTCAAATTTCTTCAAGTCAGATCTTCAACACGTTCAACGCAACGATAACAGTTGCAGTTTCTTCGTGGATGTTAATAGAACTAGCGGTTGATTAATGGTCTGGTGTACATGTCCGCCAATATATTTTGACATGATGGTTTGGTTCTTGCAAATTCCTAATATAATTTGAGTGAAATATTCTTCGTGAGAGTAGCTgcgtgtgtgtgattgtgtagTTCGT
This genomic stretch from Schistosoma haematobium chromosome 5, whole genome shotgun sequence harbors:
- a CDS encoding hypothetical protein (EggNog:ENOG410YYW0~COG:O~MEROPS:MER0003620~SECRETED:SignalP(1-24)), with protein sequence MLNGQTFLMVTLFTYCLTFEGVSSWLVRKGEAVQQRTEFPFIALLTTKKTMCTGSLVSTKAVLTAGHCVCSPMPVVRVSFLTLRNGDQQGIHHRPSGVVVAPEYMPSCASSRQRRRVKQTLSGFDIAIVLLAEMVNLQTGIKVLSLPQPTDIPAPGTPVFIVGYGRDDNDRDPSRRNGGILKKGRATVMECKHSTTGNPICVQAEVVFGQITAPGDSGGPLLPSPQGPVLGVVSHGVTLSNRLDVLVEYASVARMLNFVKSNI